A window of Bactrocera dorsalis isolate Fly_Bdor chromosome 4, ASM2337382v1, whole genome shotgun sequence genomic DNA:
TTGAGtgtaaaattcatatgaatacttatatgctccgcttgagaagaggtgtaaggttggagtcaccgtgtaaggttgtaggcagttgaaaactttaaacgcgttttctggagaatcgatttttttgacttatggcggtcttgcagcaaatgagcgatatgtggtTGATGTAGCAACAGAAATCATTTTGCCAATGAGTTAGAAAATGAGCTAGTTTGACTCGAATGTTTTATAAATGGTTATAAAAAACCAATGTCTATGGAAAACAACATGGTCCAAATTTTAGagcaagtaaataataaatccaAGGTTCAATGCACTCCGTACTAACAATGAATAATTCAATTTGCGGTTTATAAGAGGAATAATGCATTTTGTCATTAAATGAGCATATTCATAAgtgtgtacatatacacatatactaaattatgtaaaaatatttgtaggcgtatttacatatgttcttcAAGTCATGCCAGGCATTCTCGTATTGTGCTGTTATGCTGTCATGAAGTGATAAATTATGTGTtgagaaaatcataaaatccTACGCCTATTTACAGCGCATTTGCCATAATTAACAGCACTAATTGTAATTAAACACTCATTCGCGCCACAAAAACGCTGGAAAATGCATCTCTGCCaaggaaaatgaaaattaaatgaagctAATGAAGTTAATGAAGTTCAAAAAACTTCTTGTGGAAGTTGcataatatgtgtgtatatacatacatatgtgtatacattacatatttatataatgtaGTTTCTACATAACTAATTTCACATTTATGAAGCTGAGTAAATAAAATTCGGCGCTAATTCAATTTGTACGGTTAATTGAACACgattaaaaactatttgttaatttaatatttgttttgaacgAATTCATGGCTTcagcttttaaaaaattaagccgTTTTGGTGAAGGCTTTAAGACCAAgcgtttctattatttttaaattgtaaaatattttaatgtagtTCAGCATTTTTAGTTGGAAAATTATATGGTTGGTTGAAAACCATGACACAATTTTCACAATACAAGTATTATTTTCAGGTGGATAGAATAGAATTGTTGATTATTTCTATTGCTATCTGCCAGCGGCTATACTAAAAGTATATAGGTATAGTCCTACAAAACCGCTGCTGATGAATTGAAtatctttaaattttgtttacaaacactTCAAAAATTTAAGGAGTATTGaattaatactttttcttgTAAATTTAGTTCCTCTTACAACATGATCAAATATGAACCGGACTGGCTCGCGCAAACCGAATcgctaacaatttttttttgagattggTGCAATCTTTTTTATGTACGAGTAAAGTTTGACATCCATATGCCATTATTGGCGATTTTTACCATAGAAAAAATTGAACgagtttgctttaaattttgtgttttctgtGGAATCAATGCCTGggtaatatttgaaaatgttgtaGAAGTGTTTTCGGAAGTCTAAGTTATCACGAACGCAAGTAAACGAGTAAGAGTGGCACAAAGCATTTAGTGAAGGttgtgaagtcatcgaaaagtTGGCCCATGCGAGTCGTCCATCAACTTCTGTTAAAGAGTATAAcatcgaaaaatattaaagaaacatTACAGATACAGCAGATGCTTGACAACTGAGGATCTCTTAATTATTTaatgtaacaaaaaattcaTACTGAACTGGGACTGAAGGCAATCCCAACCGAGGCTTGTAACTACAATATCCACAACAACCGATTTATTCCGGATTTTATCCGGATAAGAGCTGTTCTTTCGAAGATTTAACCTCGTTTATATCGGTAACTACTCAGCTTGCAACGAGTCCCTGCATAACcttaaccacctctttgcatgctcagCTAACCCTACACGTCTGATACCCTTCTCCCTATGGTCCGGGCCGtcaaaacagcacgtttcctgagCATACCGTTGGATGACTTCGATGACAATTTTTCTGAaccttaccaccctaacggggactagataatcgttaaaacaacaacattaacagcAACAGGCTTGCAACTAGTGTTTGGAAAATTAAACAGAATTTTGgtaataataaagatttgtattaatatACTTGAAATGTAAAtgccagtccgggtcaaatttgatcagatgatatgtttttatgaaaagatGGAAATTAAGGGCTGTTGCTTAAATCGCGAACGttgacatacaaaaatattcaaattaggTTTAGTTCTAGTGTCTGGGCAAGGCTGTCTTGAAATTCGATCTTTTAGAATTTTGTACGAAGATATCGgctatttattgaatttattaattttatgtatgtGAGTAATATTTTGGTATCatactttttttgttctttagTCACGTTCGGACATACTTATGCTTGAAGTAACGCCGTTTCTCACAATCCGTGCAATTTCTCGTGCCCCAATATaagtttattaattataaacatttattattctccaccataaatatacatacatacatacatatacatagctatAACGATATTTATTGGCATTATTATGCGTTCACATCCTTTCGAGCCTTTTCTATCATTTTCTACTTCGTTTAAAACCCTCAATTATATCTAAACCGTGAAAGGAACATCTGCATTTCGGTGCCCAGCTGGGCATTCACCTCAAATAATTCTCCGCTTTCCAATATCCTTTAGATATTTCTCATTATTAACGTTGATTACTGGCAGAGGATATGACTTATTTGAGAGTAGGTAACTGCTATCACCGTGTTGAATGCCATTCACCGCTCTCCCCTACTTCTCATTTGTAATTAGGCAggagctgcagcagcagcaccaccaccaccacagaAAAGGTGGATGCATTCCTGGCTGCGCACAAATCGCGGAAGTTCAAATTTTCATTGCATTTCAGCAGCTTGGTGCCGAATAACAGTAGGTAATATATTTACGCACGGTGGTGTTTTGTTTACCGGGACCAGCTGGTTGCATACTACCCTCCGGTGGCTGCCACTGCGCTCCTGCAGTTCCTTTGCTTCTTGTTGGTGCTGAAATGGGACAACAAAGCCTGAAACACATTCCTACTTTATTTGTCTATTAAATTCACGAATGCATATAATGTAATTCCCAACGTTTTGTGTGTCTGTTGACAGCAATGTGGCACAAAAATTCGctgaaatgaaattttgctttcacaaaaacaaatttatttatttactttattgctACGAATCAAATGAAACGTTCAGGTTTTATTGACTCACGGTGTGGTtggtgttgcatgcaacatatgcATGCAAAATGCAACATCGGGTGACACTCCACCAGTCGGAGAAGTAAACAAAGACAGTGGAAAACAATAACACTGACAAAGTAGAAAAACAAAGTAAGGCTTTTAAAGGGTTCAcgcacacgtacacacacaattggtggaattaaatttttcgagGGTATGGTAAAAATGGAACCGTAAATCAGGCCTTTGAGGCTAAAAGTGCGAAGTGGTAGAAGCAGACAATTTTGTAAAGCATTTTAGTctctattatttcttttttttttttaattttatacttgttacttttttttattcgtttttctATAATAGTGGCACGAGCTTGATTAAGAACAATGCTAAAATAAAACCACTCAAGACTTGGTTCGaatttcattgcttttgtttaaTTGTTCATTTTACtgtaaataatttctttgataAACTTTGGCGTTGTTTTACAGTATTCGACTATGTTGCGAAGGTTTTaagttctatatacatacatatctacctaCCTAAAGCCCTTTTGATTGACGCTATAATTTTCCTGGCCTTGTAAATgtcaatgaaaaataattttcactaaCGTCTCAATTTATAATAAGCATAAACACATACAgttcttcaaataattattcGAATGTTTGCAGTGTGTTAACTTATTccacgataaaaaaaaataacgaaataaaaccgaaatgaagtcgaagtattttttattaacaaaaggGGAGgttaacattttcaaaaacaaagcgtatttcattcaaaaagtgaaacaaaacaaagtttCGATCATTATTTCGAGTTTGACCTCAATATTTCGTACAGCCACCCCTTGCTTGCAGAACAGCTCTTATTCTGGTAAGCATGCTGCTTATTAGTTTCTGCCAGACTTCTATTGTGATTTTGTTTCAGTACATTGTCACTTGCTGCCAAAGTTCGTAAAGGTTTCGGGGAATAGAGTAGCTACTTGCTAAGAATCTTTTGAGTTCTCCCCAAAAGTGTTCTTTTGGGTTGAGTTCCGGTGACTGCGGAGGCCAATTAAGAACTTTATTTGTTTATCGTCGAACCAACTTTTTGTAACTCTTGTGGTATGCTTGCAGTCATTATCCTAtcgaaaagttgaatttttaaaaattgagacTCCAAGAGGTTCTAGAATCCTGTGACATTTTTCGACCACATTCCAATTCATACAACCCCATAGCATCAACGAACCGTCTCGCTCTCGTCGTTGAGGCCTTTATTGGCGCTGGCCATCACTGACTGTATAATACAGTCCCAAGGTGTAAGTAACCAGCTAGCTGATAGCAAGCTCATTATTACTAAAATACTTTTAAGTATACCAATTTCACTGGAAAGACTCATACATAGTGTCCGGTCTGGTGAGCTAATATGCAAACAGGCACACCGAAATTTCGTTTTATCGCACGCCTGTCCAGTTGTCCGTTaattaattagcataaattaacaattaaaagCATGATATAACACTCAAGCGGTACCTACACACAAAATTATGACTATACcttcaaacaaacacacatttttatagGCGCTTACTCACCTACTCATTGCAGTGCTCGTGGGTGCTTGCCTACGGACTCGTTGCAGCATGACGACCCTGCGCTTAATTTCACACGAGcatattctcaaatattttaatttacatacatacatatatatgtatatgtatatagtcgtTTTAAATGGTAACATGACGTGTGCATTATGCCGCACTTCCGTGGCTTGTAGTCATAAGGCAAGCAACCCTTATGAACGATCGGGCGTCAGCTGGCGCTTGGCGCATGCGCGGGTAGTTTTCAGCTTATGACAAGCAACATGGGCTTCTGAACGCTTCTTGCTTGCAATTAACAATTCGAGTAggctaaatatatgtacatatgtgtgtttaagTATATAAAGCATACCCATTCGTCCACAGCAGTCAACATAGATCACAGCAACTTAAATCACTGTATCgatttcaatgtttttaattttttgctgttaAGGGTTGTTGTGTTACAGCCTgaataattgatttaaaaacaTCCTGTGttcattaaaaagaataaaaaatattaatattttttaacggcGTTTGAGTGTTTCAGACACCCTCTGTGACTTCATTACAGTCAAAAGTCTGCTTGATTAGGGACGCCAATATCAGTACTTTGATCTCTATGCTTCAGTGTTGCCTTCGTAAGCGTTGCGTTGCGTTGTGTTGCAACTCCTGCTGTTTGGTCAATCTCGAAACAGCCCCTTTTGCCCTATTTTCCTTCCGCTGTCCGCACGTGCTTAATTTAATCAATTCGTTAGCTGCTATGCCAATATTTCCCATTTTTCTTGCACATTTAATggtgtaaatttaatttgtggtTTATTTTAATGCAGCCACAGGGGTAAGCCGAGTAATGGCACATATGTTTCTACGTTGCCTAAACAGCATTTGGGTTCCGCTTTAACTGCTTAAATAACGTTAATCGTGCTGCAAATGGATTATCATGCGATTATCGACAGCTGTGCTGTGGCCTAAGCTGTGTTTGATTATGTGATTAacagattttttgtgaaaaattaatttttctaatagtaAATGCACTTAAATGTTTGTATCTTTGGTATATTTAGGTCTCCTTGCCACATTTGGAGGAGCCCCTGGAACTTGATTTTCTTCTTCCTTGTCACACAGCTTCCCACTTTTCCTTAACGATGTTTTCTGCATAAATCACCAGAATCATAATTGATTACATTAATATTCTGGCTTATCTAttcctaatatacatatagtataagtaCTCCCAACGCCAATCTATACCGACGGCCCAAAAGGGACTGTGGTGTAGGAACGGGTACGTATGCTCCGAGGATCTTGATATTTCTCTATTTTCCGTCTACCAAACTCAGCATCTACTAAGCGGAAGTATCTGAGGTGTAAAAAGCGTGAGGAGAGTTCTACTGTACAACTTAGTAAAAAGATGTAGAAAGGCTTTACATAAGCTCATTGCagcaacgaaaaagcagacgtgTTGGCTAAGTCCTTAGCTTGTCCTCACTTAGCCAACTCGTCTCTCCGGGGTTCAACACGGAGATCAATACACAAATTGAACAAGTAGCTCTGACTAAAATTTATAATAGTTACAACTCAGTGAAATAGATATGACCGAAATATGACAAGTTTAAAACTAAGGACTTGTTACATAGGTCCAAGAAAACTATGTACAGACTTACAGCTACCATAACGGAGCACTGTTTAGTTAGATAACATGCGTTAGAAATGGAAATGTCCAACAGCTGCCGCGGCTGCAAACTCGAAGGGAGAAAAGAAAACGGCTCAACACTTCCTCTGTGAGTACCCATCACCATCACAGACCAGCCATTGAAAACCAAACCACAAACCTTAAAAAACTTTATACTAATTGTTTGAACACAACAATAAAGCTTGATATCAGGATATAAAGGTCTTACGATGATATACTATCGTAAATGTCGCATCTAGCTCTAATTAAGTCGGAAGGGACTGCACTCTTACCTACCCTACTTCCAACGCCATTGTTTTATTGATCGTCTGACTCAAGCAACCTCAAAAAAGGATTGTCATACTCGTAAAAGAAAAGCTCCCTCATTAACCCTTCGTGCAATACAGATTAGCGAAGTTTTTGAAAACTCAACACTCCCTTTGCAAATTTCTTTTTCAGTCAATTTTAATTCACTTAAAAATAAGTAAGTAAATGTAGACCTGTGACTCCCTGGCGGATTTATATTTGTTACTTTAAAGAATATAAGTACATTTAACTATACAACTGACTGCACAAcacttttataatataatttaataataagcaTCTTCATTAAACTCAAATCTCCACAACATAGCGGCTGCTGCCAGTCGAACTTATCGAATAGTAACTGTTTTCTGAAAAGAAAGCGTAAAATTAGTTTCGAATATACACTAAAAAAATGCCATACTCACCATCATCACTATCGAAGGATAAGAATTTGTCATCGTCTCGCGTCATTGAACGTCGATTGCGTTCGGCACTTCTCAAATTTTGCACTTCTTGCGGTCTGCGCTCTGGTATAGGTGTGGTCTCGGTGGAACCGATCAAACTTGAGGGATACTCCAGCGGTGAACCATATTCCGAGCTTGCACAACTCAAATTCAAATTAGAATTGTTGTCGAAATTTAAAGTTATTCGTGGCAAATCACTATAGACTTTCGATGCATTGCCATTGGACCCATTGCCACGTTGTGTTATTGTAACATTTTCTTCTATCTTGACGGTTGTTCGCTTTGTAGTGTTCACTTTTGTTGCAACTGTAGACAAACTCTCTGTATCTGACTCTAAAGAGTACATGCGTGGTGTATTCGTTGGTGTTGGTGTGACATCACGCTCGGAGTTCGCATTCATTGCATCCGTTTCTTGTTCACCATCTTCGTCCTCTTCTAAATCATCTTCATCGTCAGTGTATTCTTCGGACTCGTCACGCGTCAGACGTCTGCGTATAACGCGTGGTCGCTGTGACACATTCGATTGTGGTGTCTCGAAGCGCGAGATGAGCTTGTTGACCTTACCAACGTCTGAAGGTTTAACTTGTTCGTTGTAGGCCAAACGCAAGGATGACGTCTTTACTAGCGGTTTGGCGATCCGTGTCATCGATGGCGTACGATCGGGTATGCGTGGTGGTGGCTTAGTAGGTGGCATTGGTGGTTTCATAGTCGGTATAGGCGGTGATTCCTCCATTGATTTGGATGGTAAGAGAATTGGTTTTCTTAACGGCAacggtggcggtggtggtgatACTGAAGGAGGTGGTGAGGGCGCAGCCGACGGTGGTCTGTCATCGTCCTCATCTTCATCCTTGTCGGAATTTTCGTCCTTGTTATGTACAATTTTGCGCTCAGGTTTGTCTAAATGAGCCTTGAGATCATCACTTTTAGGTGAACCTTGCAGTAACTTAATATTCTCTTTGTTATTTTCGCACTCTTTTATCTCCTCACATTCTTCGCGTATGACACTCACAGAAATTTTTGTTACTCGCGATGAGTTGTCATCATCTGCAGCAAACGGCTCTTCACTACTGTCTTTCTCAAATGAGGAATCGATATGCTTTTGTGGTACTCGCAGTATTGGTTCATCCCGCAATTCCTCTTCAAAATCGTCGAAAGCCGCTTTTGCACCACCTTTCCGAACGCTGGCTTCGAATATGTCGATGCTCTTCGCTTTGTAGAGTTTCTCCTCGCAATACGCATGCTGGTGTACTTTCCACGGTTCTTCGTTCTCATCGATACTATTGAGTGTTACCCCTGTAGCGGTTTCCATAGAGTCTTCCTTGCTTGGCAGACTGGTTTTTTTGTTGCGTGCATTCTCGGGTATCCAAGAATCAGAATCGGAATTGGAGTCCATAGACATTTTGCGTGTGTGACCCCGTGGCGCCGGCAATATGGCTTCAGCGGATAGGCGTCGTTGACTCGGTGGAGTTATCTCTAGGAAGTTAGATATGATTTCATTGTTTGGTATCCATTCGGCGCGGCCGCTGCCTGGACTTGGTGAACGACTACGCCTTGGCGGCTTAAATTTCGGTGCATCATCGTGTATTTCCTCTATAATAGGTGTGGAGGGTTTTGATGGTGCGGGACGTGTCACTGCTATTATAAGTGTCGATTCAAATTGGTCTGAATTATCTTGGTGTATGAGTACGCGTGGAAACGCGACATCGGTTTCGGAATCCAGTGAGTCGTTGAGTAAATTTTTGGTAGTCCAAAGAGTACGCGTATGTTGCATATCTTCATCGTCGAATTCATATTCACTTTGCGTGAGCTTCTCAGCATTAATACGCTCTCTTCCAGTTTGCTGTTGCTCATCTTCGGAGTCGCTTGGCGTATTACGGGCTGCAGCACGCCTGGCAGCAGTATGTGGTCGTACATAGCCGGTACGCTCATCTTCCGATTCTTCTTCAGCGTCCACTTCGTCGTGTTTGCTAGCCTCTTTTGTGGTTGCACTACATTCTTTGTCGAGATTTTCCTGCGACTTGTGAAAGAACTTAATCTGTTGCATCTTCTCATTCATCTTTTTCAGAGTACGTTGACGCGCCTGTTCAAAACGCTTTTCAAAGTTGACCGTCTTACGTGGGTTAGCATCTTTTGGCGTGCCTGTGGGCGTATTGTGTGCCTCATCCTCTTCAGTGCCATCCAGATCATCTGCGGAATGTGCACGCTTCTGTTGTCGTATATTACGCAGCTTCTTCATGAGATTGTCCGTGCGTTTTTCTCCTTTCTCAGCGTTACGTTCAGGGGAAGTTTCATCACCAGTTTGCGCCTCACTTTCAGTTGGTCTACGCTTAAAGCTCTTCTTccaattttgcaatttattgGTTATGACAGTGCGTATGGGTGAACGTTGTTCTTCAGTTTTCTTAGGTGTCGCCTCGTCGAGATTTTCTGTAGAGGCTTCATGTGAAGCAAATTTGCGTAAACGAGCTGCCAATTTTTCAGTGCGACTGATTTGTTTTGTCTCTTTCTTAGGCGTGCCATCGCCATCCGTGTCTTCTGCCGTATTTGCGTTCGTAGCGCTCGTTTCGGGTTCTTGCGCGCGCCTTATTGATTTCGAAAAACGTTTGATATTCTGTTTAATGACGCTAAGCGGATTATTCTCATTCACTGTAGCGGCTGGCACTTCTTGCTTTTCCTCGGACTGCTGTGGTGATAAAGGTGCACGCCGCCGTTTTCGTTCACCTAATTTCTCTGGTGTTTCCTCGCTGCTTTGGCTCATATTGCGCAATTTCGAGAGCGCGTTTCTATTCACTGCTCCTTTGGACATGCTTTCTGGTGAACTTTGTACAATCTTTGATTTCTGCTTTACTGCTATCGGTGCTGGTACCTCATCGTCTTCGTCCAACTCGTTATTACTCTCATCAGTTATATACTGCTCCAGCGGTGGATTACGCACCCTGGCGAAACGTGTCGAAGCGACGCCTGGTTTGCGTGGTGGTGGTGTAGCTTCCATGCCACTCTCATCTTCGCTTTGTTCATGCATGTTTTTGGCATGTCTGTTGTCCACCTGCTTATGCGACTCCTCAGAGCTAACGCTACGTTTGCTATTATCGGTGTCTTGTCGCGAAAGCTTGAAGTTAAAACGATAATTATCGGCAATCTTACGATCACGGCGTTCTTGCTCGGCCTGCTCACGTTCACGTTCCTCATTGTAATGCTCCACATACTGATCCACCAGTATGATATCCTTACGCACCACTGTCTTCTTCGCAAAAATGTGACTCAGGCGGAATTCACTGATGTCCTTATAACCTTTCTGCAGCTTTTCCGCCAGCGACAGTTTGGCAACAGTCGGTTCAACATGCTCACTCTCGCCATCATTTCCAGACGTATGTATTGGACTTATGGGCCGCGATATACGACCTGCCGCTTGAAATTGCCTTGGTGACGGATAGTCGTCGTCCACACTACAGGCACTTCGGTAGGTGCCACGTTGCGAGTCACcgcgctgttgctgttgttgctgatgcATCAGCGATGAAACGGTCGATATGTGACGCGGTGAGTGATTTATAAAATCAGCAGGCGGTATAGGCGGCTGTGTCGGCTGCTGCCGTATGGACTGTTGACGTTGTTGCTCCTTTGTCGAACCTTTGTTGCGACTGAGATCCTCACGCGAGCGTCCAAATATGCGACGTGAGCGCAATTTCGGTAATGACTTTGGCAACTTAATTTGTGGCATTGCTGGCATTGCCGGCAATGAGGGAATTCGTGCTGAAACGCAATGTGAAAGAGAATTGATGTGTggctaaataaattaattgacgGATTTGTGATTAAGTGGCAGCGGTTGGGGCTGAGTGGGCGCGCGTGTAGGCGG
This region includes:
- the LOC105224128 gene encoding protein PIP82; this encodes MDFKNLCQNIDVSSLRARIPSLPAMPAMPQIKLPKSLPKLRSRRIFGRSREDLSRNKGSTKEQQRQQSIRQQPTQPPIPPADFINHSPRHISTVSSLMHQQQQQQRGDSQRGTYRSACSVDDDYPSPRQFQAAGRISRPISPIHTSGNDGESEHVEPTVAKLSLAEKLQKGYKDISEFRLSHIFAKKTVVRKDIILVDQYVEHYNEEREREQAEQERRDRKIADNYRFNFKLSRQDTDNSKRSVSSEESHKQVDNRHAKNMHEQSEDESGMEATPPPRKPGVASTRFARVRNPPLEQYITDESNNELDEDDEVPAPIAVKQKSKIVQSSPESMSKGAVNRNALSKLRNMSQSSEETPEKLGERKRRRAPLSPQQSEEKQEVPAATVNENNPLSVIKQNIKRFSKSIRRAQEPETSATNANTAEDTDGDGTPKKETKQISRTEKLAARLRKFASHEASTENLDEATPKKTEEQRSPIRTVITNKLQNWKKSFKRRPTESEAQTGDETSPERNAEKGEKRTDNLMKKLRNIRQQKRAHSADDLDGTEEDEAHNTPTGTPKDANPRKTVNFEKRFEQARQRTLKKMNEKMQQIKFFHKSQENLDKECSATTKEASKHDEVDAEEESEDERTGYVRPHTAARRAAARNTPSDSEDEQQQTGRERINAEKLTQSEYEFDDEDMQHTRTLWTTKNLLNDSLDSETDVAFPRVLIHQDNSDQFESTLIIAVTRPAPSKPSTPIIEEIHDDAPKFKPPRRSRSPSPGSGRAEWIPNNEIISNFLEITPPSQRRLSAEAILPAPRGHTRKMSMDSNSDSDSWIPENARNKKTSLPSKEDSMETATGVTLNSIDENEEPWKVHQHAYCEEKLYKAKSIDIFEASVRKGGAKAAFDDFEEELRDEPILRVPQKHIDSSFEKDSSEEPFAADDDNSSRVTKISVSVIREECEEIKECENNKENIKLLQGSPKSDDLKAHLDKPERKIVHNKDENSDKDEDEDDDRPPSAAPSPPPSVSPPPPPLPLRKPILLPSKSMEESPPIPTMKPPMPPTKPPPRIPDRTPSMTRIAKPLVKTSSLRLAYNEQVKPSDVGKVNKLISRFETPQSNVSQRPRVIRRRLTRDESEEYTDDEDDLEEDEDGEQETDAMNANSERDVTPTPTNTPRMYSLESDTESLSTVATKVNTTKRTTVKIEENVTITQRGNGSNGNASKVYSDLPRITLNFDNNSNLNLSCASSEYGSPLEYPSSLIGSTETTPIPERRPQEVQNLRSAERNRRSMTRDDDKFLSFDSDDENSYYSISSTGSSRYVVEI